From the genome of Edaphobacter dinghuensis, one region includes:
- a CDS encoding VOC family protein, giving the protein MKEFNAYLNFSGNCRQAMEFYAKCLDADVQIMPFSQGPMEVTPETKDMVLHSRLSKGDQVIMASDCPPGTPMTVGNNVSICINCESRDEVDKFFGSLGEKGNVILPVQDMFWGAYFGMLTDQFGINWMLNFETPKAS; this is encoded by the coding sequence ATGAAAGAATTCAATGCCTATCTCAACTTTTCCGGAAACTGTCGTCAGGCCATGGAGTTCTACGCCAAATGCCTCGACGCCGACGTGCAGATCATGCCGTTCTCACAAGGTCCTATGGAGGTAACTCCAGAGACGAAAGATATGGTCCTTCACTCGCGCCTGTCCAAAGGCGACCAGGTCATCATGGCCTCCGACTGCCCTCCCGGCACGCCCATGACCGTGGGCAACAACGTCTCCATCTGCATTAACTGCGAGAGCCGCGATGAGGTCGACAAGTTTTTTGGCTCCCTCGGCGAAAAGGGTAATGTGATCCTGCCCGTGCAAGACATGTTCTGGGGAGCCTATTTCGGCATGCTTACCGACCAGTTCGGTATCAACTGGATGCTCAATTTCGAAACCCCGAAGGCAAGCTGA
- a CDS encoding MoaD/ThiS family protein — MTTNRIRVELPAHLRNLAQVHGEVTLDVAAPITLRSVLDALEATYPMLSGTIRDHTTLQRRPFLRFFACEEDLSHQSPDSPLPEAIATAREPLLIIGAIAGG; from the coding sequence ATGACGACAAATCGCATCCGCGTCGAACTGCCAGCGCATCTGCGCAACCTCGCGCAGGTGCACGGCGAAGTCACGCTTGACGTTGCCGCACCCATCACCCTCCGCTCCGTCCTCGATGCCCTCGAAGCCACCTACCCCATGCTCTCGGGAACCATCCGCGACCACACCACCTTGCAGCGCCGCCCCTTCCTGCGCTTCTTCGCCTGCGAAGAAGACCTCTCCCACCAGTCTCCAGACTCACCGTTGCCCGAAGCCATCGCCACTGCCCGCGAGCCGCTGCTCATTATAGGGGCCATCGCCGGTGGATGA
- a CDS encoding carboxymuconolactone decarboxylase family protein translates to MTAKLNPLTAAPALMKQWHTTSIAIAASLEPKLSELVKIRASQINGCANCLNMHSVFARENGETEQRLFLLSAWREAPCYTDRERAALGWTEAMTRLSEGHTHESAYEALKAHFTEEEQVKLTLLINIINGWNRIAVGFGVWADPEMIKAANKAVAA, encoded by the coding sequence ATGACAGCCAAACTGAATCCGCTTACCGCTGCACCTGCACTGATGAAGCAGTGGCACACTACCTCCATCGCCATCGCCGCCAGCCTCGAGCCGAAGCTCAGCGAGCTTGTGAAGATTCGTGCCTCACAGATCAACGGCTGCGCCAACTGCCTCAATATGCATAGCGTCTTTGCGCGCGAAAACGGAGAGACCGAGCAGCGCCTCTTTCTGTTGTCGGCATGGCGCGAGGCTCCCTGCTATACCGACCGCGAGCGTGCGGCGCTCGGCTGGACCGAGGCGATGACACGGCTCTCCGAAGGTCACACGCATGAAAGCGCCTACGAAGCCCTCAAGGCCCACTTCACCGAGGAGGAGCAGGTCAAGCTCACCTTGTTGATCAACATCATCAATGGTTGGAACCGCATCGCGGTTGGCTTTGGCGTCTGGGCCGATCCGGAGATGATCAAAGCCGCCAACAAGGCGGTCGCCGCTTGA